One window of the Archangium primigenium genome contains the following:
- a CDS encoding acetate/propionate family kinase, with the protein MILVINSGSSSLKFGLYDGAATPARPVFKGVVRGIGGAQGSLDLQDAKGQAVAQESARFATQEDAFRRVAETLDTFGHPTPSALGHRVVHGGPHLLEHQALTDDVLHVLEEATHFAPLHIPPALTLIRDARARYPGVPQFACFDTAFHRTLPEEAAVYPLPRAYREQGVHRYGFHGLSYESIVRQLEPRVPERTVVAHLGSGASLAALHQGRSVDTSMGFTPTGGIPMGTRSGDLDPGVLLWLQRQAHLDTAALESLVNHDAGLHALSGGTSDLRALSQAAQGGDVQARLALDVFTRAIAKTVGAYATVLGGIDLLVFTGGIGENSPEVRERVLARLAFLRMDVRVLPSDEEERIAHHTHRLATHSAPRC; encoded by the coding sequence ATGATCCTCGTCATCAACAGTGGCTCGTCCTCGCTCAAGTTCGGCCTCTACGACGGCGCGGCGACGCCCGCCCGCCCCGTGTTCAAGGGGGTCGTGCGGGGCATTGGCGGCGCCCAGGGCTCGCTCGACCTCCAGGACGCGAAAGGCCAGGCCGTCGCCCAGGAGTCGGCCCGCTTCGCCACCCAGGAGGACGCCTTCCGGCGCGTCGCGGAGACGCTGGACACATTCGGCCACCCCACGCCGTCCGCGCTGGGCCACCGCGTCGTGCACGGCGGGCCCCACCTGCTCGAGCATCAGGCCCTGACGGACGACGTGCTCCATGTCCTGGAGGAGGCCACCCACTTCGCGCCCCTGCACATCCCCCCGGCGCTCACCCTCATCCGCGATGCGCGCGCGCGCTATCCCGGCGTGCCGCAGTTCGCCTGCTTCGACACGGCCTTCCACCGCACCCTGCCCGAGGAGGCCGCCGTCTATCCCCTGCCCCGCGCGTACCGCGAGCAAGGCGTGCACCGGTACGGCTTCCACGGCCTGTCGTACGAGTCCATCGTGCGGCAGCTCGAACCCCGGGTGCCGGAGCGCACCGTGGTGGCCCACCTGGGCAGTGGCGCGAGCCTCGCCGCACTCCACCAGGGCCGCTCCGTGGACACGTCCATGGGCTTCACCCCCACCGGCGGCATCCCCATGGGCACGCGCTCGGGAGACCTGGACCCCGGCGTGCTGCTGTGGTTGCAGCGCCAGGCCCATCTGGACACCGCCGCCCTGGAGTCCCTGGTCAACCACGACGCGGGCCTGCACGCGCTCTCGGGGGGCACGAGCGACCTGCGCGCGCTCTCCCAGGCGGCCCAGGGGGGAGACGTCCAGGCCCGGCTCGCCCTGGACGTCTTCACGCGCGCCATCGCCAAGACGGTGGGCGCCTACGCGACGGTGCTCGGGGGCATCGACCTGCTCGTGTTCACCGGGGGCATCGGGGAGAACAGCCCCGAGGTGCGCGAGCGGGTCCTCGCCCGGCTCGCCTTCCTGCGCATGGACGTGCGCGTGCTCCCGAGCGACGAGGAGGAGCGGATCGCCCACCACACGCACCGGCTCGCTACTCACTCGGCTCCTCGGTGTTGA